The Acidobacteriota bacterium sequence ATATTATATCTCTTGTTTTTAAACTATGTCAAGAAAAAAATTAAAAATCACATAACTTGATTGGAGAAAACTTTAAACTTCCTGTGTCCATAGGGATGGGTGCTATCAGGAGGCTTAGCTGCCAAGGTCACCCCGATGAGCCCGATCACATTGGAAGAGGCATCGAGTAGAGAATGAAAACCATCAGCAGCCACACTCAAGATGTCGTTCCTGAACCCGTAGATGAGCTTAGCCAGAGAAACACCCAGGTTGAGAAGGAAGACCAGAATAAGTAATCTTTTTATCTCGGCTAACCTCTTATCCACACCTGCTCCTCCACGACAGTTTATCTCATCGCTTCCTAAACTTCAAACCCACCCCAATTGCGGGGGAGGTTTCTCTCTGATATCATATTAAGCTATGATTTGTTCAATCATCAAGTGGGCTATTGGGATAACTCTTACTGTAATAGGAGCTATCATCTTCTTCATTACCTATCCTTTCACCAGAAAAAGCATCTTTCCCCATAAGGTGGCTAAACTATGGGCACGCTCCCTCATCCTCGTAAGCGGAAGCAGAGTAACCCTCGAGGGGAAAGAAAACCTAAAAGGCATCACTGGTCCCCGGGTAGTATTCGCAAACCACCAGAGCTTCTTCGATATCTATATCCTGATAGCCTATCTTCCGGGAAGGGTCATCTTCCTCTCTAAAAAATCCATCTTCAAAATACCGATCCTTGGATTGATAATGAAACTACTTGGTGATGTTCCGATAAACAGAACCGATGTTAAATCCGCCCTCCATAGTATGGATGAGGCGGCAAAGAAGGTGAAGGACGGTTATCTCCTCGTCGTCTTCCCCGAAGGGACACGAAGCCTCGATGGACAGGTTCAGCCGTTCAAAAGTGGGGTGGCGAGAATACCCTACAAGGCGGGAGCGAAGATAATCCCTGTAGCCATCTCGGGAACGGGCGACATCCAGAAAAAGGGAAGTATGAGAGTGAAAGGGTCTAAAGTAAAGGTCTCGATACTCCCTCCTCTTCCTCCGCCGGGAAGATTAAAAAGGGAACAATTAGCCACTTTGGAAGAAATAAGGAAAAGGATCATCTCCTCGCTTCGGGGAGGGAGTTGATCAACTGCTCAAGATCACCGGTTAGCGATTATGGTAAGCCCGCGAAGACGGTTTATCGCCGCCGCTATCTCAAACCTCCTTGGGCGAGCATAGATACCCAAGGGAAGAGGGTTTATCACATCAAGCCCTTTTGCCTCTATATCCCTTTCCAATAGATCAACCACCTCGCGCAGGGTCCTCCTGCCATCCATATAGCGATTCCTGGCGTAGATGATGGCGTCCGCTATCGCCCTTGTCTGGCTTACATCTACGATCTGCTCTACCGCCGAGAGATCGATAGTTTGCCTTCCAAAGATTATGGTGTGCTTCCCCTTGACCGATAGCTTAACCTCCCTCTTCCCCCTTCTTGCGTCCAGGCTCCCGGGAAGGGGTATCCGTCCAAGGCGAGGCTTCCCAAAGTGATCCCCTCCTTCCATCTTTCGCTCCGCCTTATACTTCTCCGCTATTCGATGCGCCTCAACAGTGACATCGTGAGGAAGGTAATCCTCCATCTTGATCACATAGTCGGCTACATCGAAGTAATCGCCTGACCCCCCCAATACGAGGACGGTAGAGACACCACAATCGCGGTAAAGTAGCTTCACCTTATCGATGAACGGGGTGATCGGCTCCTTATCCTTCGCCACCAGCTCCTGCATCCGATGGTCGCGGATCATAAAATTGGTCGCTGAGGTGTCCTCGTCTATCAAAAGAAGCTCCGCCCCTACCTCGAGCGCCTCGATGATATTCGCCGCCTGGGAGGTGCTTCCGCTGGCATCATCGGTGGAAAACGCGGTAGTATCCTTACCAAAGGGGAGGTTGTTTATGAAAGGACTGATATCCACCTTCTCCACCCTCCGTCCATCCTCCGCCCTTATCTTCACTGCTTTGGGGTTAGCGATCACCAATTCCCTTCCGTCTCCGGGAATGTGGTTATATACCCCTAATTCTATCGCCCTGAGAAGGGTTGACTTCCCATGATATCCACCGCCAACGATGAGGGTAACCCCTTTGGGGATACCCATCCCGGAGACCTTGCCTTTATTCGGCGTCTCAATGGTTACCTCGAGAGAAGCTGGAGAGCGGAACAAGACTACATTCTCCCCCCGCATCGGCGACTCATCAACCCCGGATGCCCTGGGGAGGAGACTGTCATTGGCTAAAAAAGCAACCAGACCGAGCTCATCAAGTTTTCCCCTGATGAAATCAGCATCCTCCACCGTCTCTATGTGGCGGTAGAGACGATCCCTATCGAGGCGGGAAAAGATCAAACTCTCCTCAATGATCCGGGGGAGCTCCCGGAAGAACATATCCTCGGCATCCCTCGCCGCTATCGTGCGCCCTCTCGCGGGAAGCCCCATAGCAAAACGGGCTTCGATGAAAGCTGGATCAACGATGATCGATGTCCGCTCAAGCACCTCCTGGCCTGGAGCATCGATCTCGATTAAACCGCTATTTCCTGAACCACGGATGCCCTTGCTATATCTCTTGATGTTCCCACGAAAGATACGGGTGAGAAAGTCGGAAAGTCCCACCTTACGGCTTTTACTACGATAGGTATCAGGGGGGAAACCCGCTACTTCGGCGGGAACCCGAACCCGAATCCGGGAAGGGGTGGCGAATGGGTCTCCCTGGGCATGATCGATGAAGAGGCGATATCTGCCAAAGGAGTAAACCCCTTCGATATCCTTGTAAGCCTTATATCCCCTTCTATCTATCCTCCTTAAGATCCGGGTGAGGTCTTGCTCAGTGCGCATCTTTCTCTCTCTGACACCGCCTTCAAAAGCTTTCTTCCGAAATCCAAACAGAGCGATTTATCCATTTTATCGTAATCCTCAAAGGGCTTTCCCCGACGAGCGTAGTATTCCTTCAGGGCACGATAATCCTCTTTGGTCAGGAGTTTCTTTATCATCCTCTCGGGAAAGGCACGGCTAAGCTTGGGCGAGGCGGAGGACTTTTTAATCAGGGTGTCAATATAACGCCTGGTATAGGGACCACTTGCTCCACAGACGACAAATACCGCCACCACCCTTGGAGCTATTTCCTTTCCCCTTTTTTTGAGAAAGAGGTTCAGATCCTTCTGGATATCTCCGTAATAAATCCCTGAGCCAAGAACAACATACCTATAAGAAGAAAAATCTCGTTCTAAGGCATCTTTGGCATCGATTATATCTACGGGCACTCCTATCCCTTCGGCGATCCACTCCGCGGTGAGTTTGGTCGAGCCGTAGCGGGAACCGTAGATTATTGCCCAATCGGATGCGTAAACTCCGTTTAGAAGAAAAAGGGAAACAATCGATAAAAAAAGGAAACCTTTCCACCTTCTCATCATAACCTCCTCAGGGAAACTATTTTTCTATAACAAACAAGAAAATCAGTGTCAAGAATCTCTCCGAGGGGACTATTCCTTACGGTGCCGGTTTTTTCTTCCGCCTCTTTCTAATGTCAGGGAGCCCCTTTTCTTTTAAGATATCAATAAAGGCAGAAGCCAGGCTGGGATCAAATTGAGTACCGGAGCACCTTTCGAGCTCCGCTATCACCTCGTCGATGCTCCGTGCCTTGCGGTAAGCACGGTCGGAGGTCATCGCTTCCACCGTGTCCGCCACCGCCAAGATGCGTGCCCCCAACGGTATATCATTTCCCGAAAGACCATCAGGATATCCCGTGCCATCATATCTCTCATGATGATGAAGGATGATGGGACGAACATCCTTGAAAAACTCTATCGGCTCGATTATCTTCACGCTCATCTCCGGATGTTTCTTCATTATCTCATACTCCTCAGGGGTGAGCTTTGCCGGCTTTACAAGGATGGAGCTATCGATAGCTACCTTACCGATATCATGAAGGATGCCCGCTATCCTCAATTGTTCCTGCTCCCTCGGCGAAAGTCCTATCTTCTTCGCCAGCTCTACCGCAAAGACAGAGACCCGTTCAGAATGACCTCTGGTATAAGGGTCCTTGAGCTCGATCGCCTCAGCAAGGGCAAGCATCGTCTGGAAGTAATTACGATTCAGCTTGTCGAGCGCCTCACGGAGCGCTCTTGTCCGCTCAGCGACTTTTTGCTCAAGTTCTCTGGTAAGCTTCATCAATTCCAAATTCTGCTTTTTGGTGAGCTCGGTAAGCCTCTTATTCTCCTTTACCATTTCGTAATAGGAAAGACCCAATCTCACTGTTGCTCGAAGGTCCCCATCGTTCCAAGGCTTGGTGATGAACTTGTATATCTCCCCTTTATTCACCGCCTCTTCCGCAACCCCGATATCGGGATCACCGGTCAGCATCATTCTAACAACATCGGGATAACGCTCACGGACCATCTTCAAAAAATCAGCTCCCTTCATTCCCGGCATTCGATGGTCAGAGAGAACCAAAGCCACCTCATCGCGCGAAAGAAGATCCAATCCCTCTTCGGCAGAAGTCGCTTCAACAATCTCGATATCCTCCTTCCTCAGCGTCCGCCTTAAGGCGCTGAGAACACCTTTTTCATCATCCACAATGAGTACCTTGGGTTTATCCACCTTTCTTACCTCTCTTAATGGGAAGATATATAGTGAAGGTAGTCCCCTTACCTACCTCACTCTCTACCTCTATCCTCCCTTTATGGTGTTCCACAATGCGATAAGCGATGCTCAAACCAAGGCCGGTGCCAATCTTACCTTTTTTGGTGGTAAAGAAGGGCTCGAAGATCCGGGGAATATGTTCGCGCGGTATCCCTTTCCCCGTGTCCTTGACTTTCACTATTATCTCCTCCCCCTCTTTTCTGGTAATAATCGTTATAACACCTTTCTTTTCAATAGCTTGAGCTGAATTCACCAGGAGGTTCATAAACACCTGGGATAACTCCCTTGGGTAACCTTTTATTTGAGGAAGCTCTCCATAATCCTTCACCACCTTTGCCTTATGTTCAATCTGATGCCAAACGAATTTTAAAGCAATGTCGATACATTCGTTGACAGAAAACATCTGAGGAGATTCCCTGGTCGGGGCGGCAAAGTTCCTCAATTCCCGCACTACTTGACTGATGCGAGAAAGACCCTCTTTCGATTCGGAGACTACTTTGGGGAGGTCTTCCACGATAAAAGATATGTTCTTCTTTTTGAAGGAACGAACGAGCTCGGAAGAAAGAAGGAGAACCTTTTCCTTCTTATCAAGGTTATCCCGAAGTTCCTTTATTTTCGAGAAAAGCTCCCCAAGTTCGGAGACATATTCCTCTAAGCTATTGAAATTGCTCAAGACGAAACTTAAAGGGTTATTTATCTCATGGACGAGGCTGGCGGAAAGCTCCCCCAGCGACGCCATTTTCTCCGCCTGCTTTAATCTCTCCTCGAGCCTCTTTCTCTCAGTTATATCGATAAGAGAGGCAAGGAGCCTTTTTGTCCCCGGGATAAAACTACCATAAGCTCTCACTTCTCTTACCTCACCACTCGGGCGAACTACCCTTAATTCGATCTCCGGGGAAACCTTCTCCCCTCTCAACCTTGCCTTAAATCTCTTTCTCAACCTCTCTCTCTCTTCTGGAGGATGGATGTCGTAGAACTTCAATTTCCCTTCAATATCTTCCTTTCTCCTTCCACTAAGCTCCTCAAACCTCTTATTAACTAAATAATAGGTCCCGTCTGGTTCAATTACCGAGACCGCGGTACCGGAATACTCGAATAGGGTACGATACCGTTCCTCCGACTCCCGTAGTTTCTCCTCGAGCATCTTCTTCTCGGTGATATCCTTACTAATACCTGCTACTCCCACTATCTTCCCCTTGTGATCCCTAATCGGAGAAGAGGTCAGGATGACATTCCTTATTTTCCCAGATTTAGTAATCCTCTCTGTCTCAATATTTTTCAAAGGCTCTCCTGAGATTACCTTCTTGAACAGCTGGATTGCTCTCTCTAACTTCTCTTTGGGAAGCAATATAGAAAAATGCTTACCCACCAGTTCTCCTCTACCATATTCATAAAGCTCCTCTGCTGCTGGATTTACATATTGGATAATCCCCTCGGTATCGGTTATCACTACCGCCTCTGGAGTATTATCAAGCAGGCTGGTTAATCGCTCGTTTACCTCCCTTAGCTTTCGCTCAAGCTCCTCCTGTTCAGTAACATCCTCGCCAATAGAGAGAATCATCCTCTGCCTTCCCCCCTCATCCTTTATTACCGCGTTATGCCAAGAGATTAACCGTTCCTCTCCTTTCCTGGTTACAATCGGGTTCTTGAATGTCGGGGGAAGAGCCACCAACTTAAGCCAGGAGAACACCTCGTAAACCCGGGTTCGCCATCGTTCAGGGAGAAAGATATCGAACCACTTCTTACCAATAACCTCATCTCGATTGTACCCGGTTAACTCCTCACACTTCCGATTGAAGAGGACAATCTTTCCCTCAAGATCGAGCCCAACAATCAGAGCATTGGCTGTCTCAATGAGCCGTTCATTAAATGTCTTCTCTCTCTTCAGCTCAGCAAGGAGCTTCTCCCTTTCCGTTACATCACGGGCAATCCCCTGACTACCAATTATCTTCCCCTCCACCACCAGAGGGGAAGCGCTTATCTCAAGTGTCCTTACCTCTCCGTCCTTTCTTATTATCCTGATTGAATAGGTATGTTTTTCCCCACTGATGGTCTTCTTGAATTCGGAACGGGCTTTCTCTCTATCTTCTGGAAAAACCAACGGCAGGAACGGTTTTCCAATCATCTCCTCGCGACGATAACCGGAGATCTCCTCCGCCGCCTTATTGCCGTCGATAAACCTCCCGTCCCTATCCATCAGGTAAACCAAATCCTTAGCGTTCTCAAAGAGAGAGCGATAACGCATCTCCGATTCCCTTAAGACGGAAAGCAGTTTTTCCCTCTCAGTCACATCACGGATCGAACCCTGTATCGCCAATCGCCCCTGATACATCACCGGCACTGAGGAAAGTTCAGCGATGAACTTACTTCCATCCTTCCGCTTCGCCCAAAAAGTGTACCTCGGCAGAACTCGCTCCCCTCGTTGTTTCCTCGTTGCTACCTCCTCCACCTTCCTAAGACTCTCCTCTGCTACCAGTTCTCGGTAATCACGACCTATAGCCTCGGAAGGCGAGGAAAAGCCGAAGATGCGACAGAACTCCTCATTCACATAGAGAAATCGATTATCTTGAATGATGTAGATACCATCCAGGGAGTGTTCTACCAAGTTGCGATATCTTTCCTCAGAGAGGAGAAATTCCTTGGTGCGCTCCTCCACCTTTTTTTCAACTTCAGCAAGATACTCAGCCATTTCCTTCTCCTGACGCAAACTATCGATCACCAACGCCAAATAAACAGCGATGGACTTGAAAAGGACCCTTCTCCTCGAAGTAACCTTGTAGCCACGGGAAAGACCAAAGAATAAAGCCCCCAAATTCTTATGGAAGGTGCTGAGAGGAGTAACCAGTAAGGAAGTTATCCCAACAGAGGATAAGAATTCACCACAAGAAGGAGGAAGTTCAGCAACCTGCAATCTTTTAAGTTCGCCTTCTTTAAAAAAGGCGCCTTCTATTTTTAACCATTTCTCGACAAAGGAAAGTAGTGAGGAAACTAACTCTACGCTTACTCCCTTTTTCTGAAGGGAAACATAAAATTTTACTTCTTCCCCCTCTGGGGGAAGAAGCGATAAGCAACATAGTGAAAATCCAAATACCTTCGAAATAAACTCAGCTGCTAACCTCCCTACCTCTTCCTCAGAGGATAAACTGGATAACTGCCTCTCAAAAATTAAAAACTGGGTAAAAAACTCCTCGAAATCCTTCCCCCTCAATCCCATCTCCTTAAAAACATCCCTTTGGCCTCAGCCTATGAGGAAAAGCTGATACCTCCCTCAAAAAACAAGGCTTGCCGAGATTCAGCTGGGGTTTCCATCCATCTCTCAATTCTCCATATAATTTTTATTAAGTATACAATAGATGGCGTTTTTTTTCAATAAGAAAGCCGTCTTTAATAAGGCGGCTTTATTTACCTTTTCCTTCCACCTAATGGACTCATTCCCTCACAAAAACCCGGATTGCCTCCTTCCCTACCACCACTACCACCCGACGCCCTAAAGAAAAATAGGGGGCAAGATCGGAATGAGCGAAGACGAAGTTGAAATACTCCCTGGTTCCATATTCGAGCCTCCTCTCCTTCATCCCCTTCCGATAAAGGCTATCTACCCAAACGCCACCCCTAAGATAAAAAACCTTCCCCGCAACCTCCTTCATCTGAACAACAGCTTCACCAGTCAATTTTCCTTTTTGTAAGCTCTTAAGATGAAGGCTGGTATCTACTGCTGCTTTACCCGTTTCCTTCTTCATCGCTCTCTGAGCCCCTTCCATCTTATCCGCCTGAGGGGCAAGAACCTTACCCCACTCACCGGTTCGTCCCAGCCTTCTCTTCTCCTCCTCAACGATGAGATAGGAGGTGTAGGGAGTGATTATTCCGTACTTCTTGCTCAGCTGGATCACCTCCTCTTTGAGTTCCGGATCCTCTCCGTGAAGCCTTATCTCCGTCAAAAGATAACCTATCTTCCTTGCCGCCCAGAGACGAGGGATGAAGGGAGCGACATCGCTTTCCTCAGGGAAACGAACCTGATAGCGAAAACCCTTCCTTCTGGCTCCCATCTCTCCATTCAGGGTGATGGTGGTCTTCCCGGAGTTGCGATACCTA is a genomic window containing:
- a CDS encoding PAS domain S-box protein, producing the protein MRGKDFEEFFTQFLIFERQLSSLSSEEEVGRLAAEFISKVFGFSLCCLSLLPPEGEEVKFYVSLQKKGVSVELVSSLLSFVEKWLKIEGAFFKEGELKRLQVAELPPSCGEFLSSVGITSLLVTPLSTFHKNLGALFFGLSRGYKVTSRRRVLFKSIAVYLALVIDSLRQEKEMAEYLAEVEKKVEERTKEFLLSEERYRNLVEHSLDGIYIIQDNRFLYVNEEFCRIFGFSSPSEAIGRDYRELVAEESLRKVEEVATRKQRGERVLPRYTFWAKRKDGSKFIAELSSVPVMYQGRLAIQGSIRDVTEREKLLSVLRESEMRYRSLFENAKDLVYLMDRDGRFIDGNKAAEEISGYRREEMIGKPFLPLVFPEDREKARSEFKKTISGEKHTYSIRIIRKDGEVRTLEISASPLVVEGKIIGSQGIARDVTEREKLLAELKREKTFNERLIETANALIVGLDLEGKIVLFNRKCEELTGYNRDEVIGKKWFDIFLPERWRTRVYEVFSWLKLVALPPTFKNPIVTRKGEERLISWHNAVIKDEGGRQRMILSIGEDVTEQEELERKLREVNERLTSLLDNTPEAVVITDTEGIIQYVNPAAEELYEYGRGELVGKHFSILLPKEKLERAIQLFKKVISGEPLKNIETERITKSGKIRNVILTSSPIRDHKGKIVGVAGISKDITEKKMLEEKLRESEERYRTLFEYSGTAVSVIEPDGTYYLVNKRFEELSGRRKEDIEGKLKFYDIHPPEERERLRKRFKARLRGEKVSPEIELRVVRPSGEVREVRAYGSFIPGTKRLLASLIDITERKRLEERLKQAEKMASLGELSASLVHEINNPLSFVLSNFNSLEEYVSELGELFSKIKELRDNLDKKEKVLLLSSELVRSFKKKNISFIVEDLPKVVSESKEGLSRISQVVRELRNFAAPTRESPQMFSVNECIDIALKFVWHQIEHKAKVVKDYGELPQIKGYPRELSQVFMNLLVNSAQAIEKKGVITIITRKEGEEIIVKVKDTGKGIPREHIPRIFEPFFTTKKGKIGTGLGLSIAYRIVEHHKGRIEVESEVGKGTTFTIYLPIKRGKKGG
- a CDS encoding cation transporter yields the protein MDKRLAEIKRLLILVFLLNLGVSLAKLIYGFRNDILSVAADGFHSLLDASSNVIGLIGVTLAAKPPDSTHPYGHRKFKVFSNQVM
- a CDS encoding HD domain-containing protein; translated protein: MDKPKVLIVDDEKGVLSALRRTLRKEDIEIVEATSAEEGLDLLSRDEVALVLSDHRMPGMKGADFLKMVRERYPDVVRMMLTGDPDIGVAEEAVNKGEIYKFITKPWNDGDLRATVRLGLSYYEMVKENKRLTELTKKQNLELMKLTRELEQKVAERTRALREALDKLNRNYFQTMLALAEAIELKDPYTRGHSERVSVFAVELAKKIGLSPREQEQLRIAGILHDIGKVAIDSSILVKPAKLTPEEYEIMKKHPEMSVKIIEPIEFFKDVRPIILHHHERYDGTGYPDGLSGNDIPLGARILAVADTVEAMTSDRAYRKARSIDEVIAELERCSGTQFDPSLASAFIDILKEKGLPDIRKRRKKKPAP
- a CDS encoding 1-acyl-sn-glycerol-3-phosphate acyltransferase; the protein is MICSIIKWAIGITLTVIGAIIFFITYPFTRKSIFPHKVAKLWARSLILVSGSRVTLEGKENLKGITGPRVVFANHQSFFDIYILIAYLPGRVIFLSKKSIFKIPILGLIMKLLGDVPINRTDVKSALHSMDEAAKKVKDGYLLVVFPEGTRSLDGQVQPFKSGVARIPYKAGAKIIPVAISGTGDIQKKGSMRVKGSKVKVSILPPLPPPGRLKREQLATLEEIRKRIISSLRGGS
- a CDS encoding ABC-ATPase domain-containing protein, with amino-acid sequence MRTEQDLTRILRRIDRRGYKAYKDIEGVYSFGRYRLFIDHAQGDPFATPSRIRVRVPAEVAGFPPDTYRSKSRKVGLSDFLTRIFRGNIKRYSKGIRGSGNSGLIEIDAPGQEVLERTSIIVDPAFIEARFAMGLPARGRTIAARDAEDMFFRELPRIIEESLIFSRLDRDRLYRHIETVEDADFIRGKLDELGLVAFLANDSLLPRASGVDESPMRGENVVLFRSPASLEVTIETPNKGKVSGMGIPKGVTLIVGGGYHGKSTLLRAIELGVYNHIPGDGRELVIANPKAVKIRAEDGRRVEKVDISPFINNLPFGKDTTAFSTDDASGSTSQAANIIEALEVGAELLLIDEDTSATNFMIRDHRMQELVAKDKEPITPFIDKVKLLYRDCGVSTVLVLGGSGDYFDVADYVIKMEDYLPHDVTVEAHRIAEKYKAERKMEGGDHFGKPRLGRIPLPGSLDARRGKREVKLSVKGKHTIIFGRQTIDLSAVEQIVDVSQTRAIADAIIYARNRYMDGRRTLREVVDLLERDIEAKGLDVINPLPLGIYARPRRFEIAAAINRLRGLTIIANR